In the Sphingomonas sp. LM7 genome, one interval contains:
- a CDS encoding DUF2849 domain-containing protein, protein MKLLTGNDLATGDVTWWTGTGWSRHVEDAADVGDQGDAIAHAEEGARRVNGPYVIDATATPEGPRPAHIKDRIRALGPTVRPDLTLKPADPEAGSWVI, encoded by the coding sequence ATGAAGCTGCTGACCGGAAACGACCTCGCCACCGGCGACGTGACCTGGTGGACCGGCACCGGCTGGTCGCGCCATGTCGAGGACGCCGCCGATGTCGGCGATCAGGGCGACGCGATCGCCCATGCCGAGGAAGGCGCCCGCCGCGTCAACGGCCCCTATGTCATCGACGCGACCGCTACCCCTGAAGGCCCCCGCCCCGCCCACATCAAGGACCGCATCCGCGCGCTCGGCCCGACCGTCCGACCCGATCTCACGCTCAAGCCCGCCGACCCCGAGGCCGGGAGCTGGGTGATATGA
- a CDS encoding protein adenylyltransferase SelO family protein, with protein MDFTPQQAILELGDAFYDPVHAAKFPKTVLRFRNDRAAASVGLDGLSDARWTAHFGRFEPLAGSLQQPLALRYHGHQFRVYNPEIGDGRGFLFAQMTDDRGRLMDLGTKGSGQTPWSRFGDGRLTLKGGIREILATEMLEALGVETSRTFSLIETGEELHRGDEPSPTRSAVLVRLNHGHIRIGTFQRLAYSQDTENLTRLTAYVLRHYFGEDGGDDAPQRLLAHVAARTARMAARFMAAGFVHGVLNSDNINVTGESFDYGPWRFAPTWAPGFTAAYFDQSGLYSFGRQPEAIYWDVMQLASSLRLISEEEPLVAAMEAFPEIYQREVATAMLWRLGVTPRGSQHDRPLIGAIERALVETDTPIDRFFFDGFGGTLPESYGEPFAELRALLAAYEPRKGRDHPYWSDPAPCSMLIDEVEAIWAAIAHADVWSHLEAKVVAIRRMGEALA; from the coding sequence ATGGACTTCACTCCGCAACAGGCGATCCTCGAACTGGGCGACGCCTTCTACGATCCCGTCCACGCGGCGAAATTCCCCAAGACCGTGCTGCGCTTCCGCAACGATCGCGCGGCGGCAAGCGTCGGTCTCGACGGACTGAGCGACGCGCGATGGACCGCGCATTTCGGCCGTTTCGAGCCGCTGGCCGGCAGCCTCCAGCAGCCGCTGGCGCTGCGCTATCACGGCCACCAATTCCGCGTGTACAACCCCGAGATCGGCGACGGCCGCGGCTTCCTGTTCGCACAGATGACCGACGACCGCGGCCGCCTGATGGACCTGGGCACCAAGGGTTCGGGCCAGACGCCATGGAGCCGCTTCGGTGACGGCCGGCTAACGCTCAAGGGCGGCATCCGTGAAATCCTCGCCACCGAGATGCTCGAAGCCCTGGGCGTCGAGACTTCGCGCACGTTCTCGCTGATCGAGACCGGCGAGGAGCTCCACCGCGGCGACGAGCCCTCACCCACGCGCTCGGCGGTGCTCGTCCGGCTCAACCACGGCCATATCCGCATCGGCACCTTCCAGCGCCTTGCCTATTCGCAGGACACGGAAAACCTGACGCGCCTCACCGCCTATGTCCTGCGCCATTATTTCGGGGAGGACGGCGGCGACGATGCCCCCCAGCGGCTGCTCGCCCATGTCGCCGCGCGCACCGCGCGGATGGCTGCGCGGTTCATGGCGGCGGGCTTCGTCCACGGCGTGCTCAACAGCGATAATATCAACGTTACCGGCGAGAGCTTCGACTATGGCCCCTGGCGCTTCGCCCCAACCTGGGCGCCCGGCTTCACCGCCGCCTATTTCGACCAGTCCGGCCTCTATTCCTTCGGCCGCCAGCCCGAGGCGATCTATTGGGATGTGATGCAGCTCGCCAGCTCGCTCCGCCTGATCTCGGAGGAGGAACCATTGGTCGCCGCGATGGAGGCGTTCCCTGAAATCTACCAGCGCGAAGTCGCCACCGCGATGCTCTGGCGGCTCGGGGTGACCCCGCGCGGGTCCCAGCATGACCGCCCGCTGATCGGCGCGATCGAGCGCGCGCTGGTCGAGACAGACACGCCGATCGACCGCTTCTTCTTCGACGGCTTCGGCGGCACGCTTCCCGAAAGCTATGGCGAGCCCTTCGCCGAGCTGCGCGCCCTGCTCGCTGCCTACGAGCCGCGCAAGGGCCGCGACCATCCCTATTGGTCCGATCCCGCCCCCTGCTCGATGCTGATCGACGAAGTTGAAGCGATCTGGGCGGCGATCGCGCATGCCGATGTCTGGTCACATCTCGAGGCTAAGGTGGTCGCAATCAGGAGAATGGGCGAAGCGCTCGCCTAG
- a CDS encoding Bax inhibitor-1/YccA family protein: MLGIYRNMGLGLAITGLVALAVANTPALVALIFGTPLKWVAMLAPLAFVFFFTFRIERMTTATARTTFFAFAAVMGVSMASIFLVFTGTSIAMAFFTASAMFAGLSLWGYTTNRDLTGMGTFLFVGLIAVIGASLVNLFLGSSLLQMALSVVGVIVFAGLTAWDTQRLKSEYLVYANSQAIEKLAIMGALSLYLNLINMFQLLLGLMGERE, encoded by the coding sequence ATGCTCGGCATCTACCGCAACATGGGGCTAGGCCTGGCCATAACCGGTCTGGTCGCCCTCGCGGTGGCCAACACGCCTGCGCTGGTCGCGCTGATCTTCGGCACGCCGCTCAAATGGGTGGCGATGCTCGCCCCTCTGGCGTTCGTGTTCTTCTTCACCTTCCGCATCGAGCGGATGACCACGGCCACCGCGCGCACGACCTTCTTCGCGTTCGCCGCAGTGATGGGCGTGTCGATGGCGAGCATCTTCCTGGTGTTTACCGGCACCAGCATCGCGATGGCGTTCTTCACGGCCTCGGCGATGTTCGCCGGCCTCAGCCTGTGGGGCTACACCACCAATCGCGACCTGACCGGCATGGGCACCTTTCTGTTCGTCGGCCTGATCGCAGTGATCGGCGCCAGCCTGGTCAATCTGTTTCTCGGCTCAAGCCTGCTCCAGATGGCGCTGTCGGTCGTCGGCGTGATCGTCTTCGCCGGCCTCACCGCCTGGGACACGCAGCGGCTGAAGAGCGAATATCTCGTCTATGCCAACAGCCAGGCAATCGAGAAGCTCGCGATCATGGGCGCGCTGTCGCTCTATCTCAATCTCATCAACATGTTCCAGCTGCTGCTGGGGCTGATGGGCGAACGGGAGTAA
- a CDS encoding alpha/beta fold hydrolase has protein sequence MGERRNYSDGYWWSKDGLRLHYRDYAGADDTPPVLCFPGLTRNARDYAPLAERLAGDRRVILVEFRGRGESAYAKDPMSYVPLTYLQDVEALLAELAITRFVAVGTSLGGLVTMLLAATDGAKLAGAVLNDVGPELDPGGLARIRTYVGKAVWHPTWMHAARAVAESNADVYPGFGIEDWLRMAKRLYRVNSSGRIVLDYDMKIAEPFRVPGNEAGPDMWPTIDALKAKPVLVVRGERSDILRAETAEKMVARLPQGELVTVAGVGHAPTLDEPEVVAAIERLLARIEA, from the coding sequence ATGGGTGAGCGGCGCAACTACAGCGATGGCTACTGGTGGTCGAAAGACGGCTTGCGGCTGCATTATCGCGACTATGCGGGTGCCGACGACACGCCGCCGGTGCTCTGTTTCCCCGGGCTGACCCGCAATGCGCGCGATTATGCACCGCTGGCCGAACGGCTGGCCGGCGACCGCCGCGTCATCCTGGTCGAGTTCCGCGGGCGCGGCGAGAGCGCCTATGCCAAGGACCCGATGTCCTATGTCCCGCTGACCTATTTGCAGGATGTCGAGGCGCTGCTGGCGGAGCTGGCGATCACGCGCTTCGTCGCGGTGGGGACCTCGCTGGGGGGGCTGGTGACGATGCTGCTCGCGGCGACCGATGGCGCCAAGCTGGCCGGGGCAGTGCTGAACGATGTTGGGCCAGAGCTCGACCCCGGCGGGCTGGCGCGGATCCGCACCTATGTCGGCAAGGCAGTGTGGCACCCGACCTGGATGCACGCGGCGCGTGCCGTCGCGGAGAGCAACGCCGATGTCTATCCTGGCTTCGGCATCGAGGATTGGCTGCGGATGGCCAAGCGGTTGTACCGCGTGAACAGCTCGGGGCGGATCGTGCTCGACTATGACATGAAGATCGCCGAGCCGTTCCGCGTGCCGGGCAACGAGGCCGGGCCGGACATGTGGCCGACGATCGATGCGCTCAAGGCCAAGCCGGTGCTGGTGGTGCGCGGCGAGCGATCGGATATTTTGCGCGCGGAGACGGCGGAGAAGATGGTCGCGCGGCTGCCACAGGGCGAGCTGGTGACCGTCGCTGGCGTTGGGCATGCCCCGACGCTCGACGAGCCCGAGGTGGTTGCGGCGATCGAGCGGCTGTTGGCGCGGATCGAAGCCTGA
- a CDS encoding cellulase family glycosylhydrolase produces the protein MVTRRTMLGSAAALAAATSLPAQAAPPAAFVRREGTRLTLAGKPYRFAGANLWSGAWLGAAADYGNRDRLARELDALAATGVTNLRLLASAETSPLKNSVSPGFRNRGNAWNPALLDGLDHCLAEMAKRDMKAVLYLTNFWEWSGGMMTYLYYVTGKYMDANDPAHPWPAFANATAQFYANSKAVGLYHDWVRTIVSRTNAVTGTPYRDDPTIMAWQLANEPRPAGDAVTAEPLLPAFSAWIQSTARLIKSLDRNHLVSTGGEGLKGSVENPDIFRKTHAFPEIDYLTAHIWPLNWSWVDAKDIPGTHAGATAKVAEYLQQHQALAREIGKPLVIEEFGYPRDGGGYDPEASTHFKNQYYQQIYDAVLTSARTGGPIAGSNFWAWNGEGRAVHGDHRFKPGDTAWLGDPPHEPQGWYGVFDTDASTRAVISAHAKALATVGEPIAR, from the coding sequence ATGGTCACGCGCAGAACGATGCTCGGCAGCGCTGCGGCATTGGCGGCCGCCACAAGCCTTCCCGCGCAGGCCGCGCCACCCGCCGCCTTCGTCCGGCGCGAAGGCACCCGCCTGACGCTCGCCGGCAAGCCCTATCGCTTCGCCGGCGCCAATCTCTGGTCCGGCGCCTGGCTGGGCGCCGCAGCCGACTATGGCAACCGCGACCGGCTCGCCCGTGAGCTCGATGCGCTCGCCGCCACCGGCGTCACCAATCTCCGCCTCCTCGCCTCGGCCGAAACCTCACCGCTCAAGAATTCGGTCAGCCCCGGTTTCCGCAACCGCGGCAACGCCTGGAACCCCGCGCTGCTCGACGGGCTCGACCATTGCCTGGCCGAAATGGCGAAGCGCGACATGAAGGCCGTGCTCTACCTGACCAATTTCTGGGAATGGTCGGGCGGCATGATGACCTATCTCTACTACGTCACCGGCAAGTACATGGACGCCAACGATCCGGCCCATCCCTGGCCCGCATTCGCCAACGCCACTGCCCAATTCTATGCCAATTCCAAGGCAGTCGGCCTCTATCACGATTGGGTGCGCACGATCGTAAGCCGTACCAACGCCGTCACCGGCACGCCCTATCGCGACGACCCGACGATCATGGCCTGGCAGCTCGCCAACGAGCCCCGCCCCGCCGGCGACGCCGTCACCGCCGAGCCGCTGCTCCCCGCCTTCTCGGCCTGGATCCAGAGCACCGCCAGGCTGATCAAGTCGCTCGATCGCAACCATCTGGTCTCGACCGGCGGCGAAGGCCTCAAGGGCAGCGTCGAGAACCCAGACATCTTCCGCAAAACGCATGCCTTTCCCGAAATAGACTATCTGACAGCGCATATCTGGCCGCTCAACTGGAGCTGGGTCGATGCGAAGGACATCCCCGGCACCCACGCCGGCGCCACGGCCAAGGTCGCTGAATATCTGCAGCAGCACCAGGCGCTTGCCCGCGAGATCGGAAAGCCGCTGGTGATCGAGGAATTCGGCTATCCGCGTGATGGCGGCGGCTATGATCCCGAAGCCAGCACCCACTTCAAGAACCAATATTACCAGCAGATCTACGACGCCGTCCTGACCAGCGCCCGCACCGGCGGACCGATCGCAGGCTCCAACTTCTGGGCGTGGAACGGCGAAGGCCGCGCCGTGCATGGCGACCACCGCTTCAAGCCCGGCGACACCGCCTGGCTAGGCGACCCTCCGCACGAACCGCAGGGCTGGTACGGCGTGTTCGATACCGACGCGAGCACCCGCGCGGTAATCTCCGCGCACGCGAAAGCGCTGGCGACTGTAGGCGAGCCGATCGCACGGTAG
- a CDS encoding YdcH family protein, with protein sequence MSNLIERLIAAHRTLNREIRGELARRVPDRFRLSQLKKERLAIKDRLFRHIPDAAEMRRIARGAIARARHA encoded by the coding sequence GTGAGTAATCTGATTGAGCGGCTGATCGCCGCGCACCGCACCCTGAACCGCGAAATCCGTGGTGAGCTCGCGCGTCGCGTGCCGGACCGTTTCCGCCTGAGCCAGCTCAAGAAGGAGCGGCTCGCGATCAAGGACCGGCTCTTTCGCCATATCCCCGACGCGGCCGAAATGCGCCGCATCGCCCGCGGCGCGATCGCTCGCGCGCGCCACGCCTAG
- a CDS encoding zf-TFIIB domain-containing protein → MTGTFTCPVDGTKLVPMERSGIEIDHCPSCRGVWLDRGELDKIIERSAASAAPAMPQQSQPAPQAARWSDDRPRYDDRQRHHGGHYPHKKRKSFLEELFD, encoded by the coding sequence ATGACCGGCACCTTCACTTGCCCCGTCGACGGCACCAAGCTGGTGCCGATGGAGCGCTCCGGGATCGAGATCGATCATTGCCCCAGCTGCCGCGGCGTCTGGCTGGATCGCGGCGAGCTCGACAAGATCATCGAGCGCAGCGCCGCCTCGGCCGCGCCGGCGATGCCCCAGCAGTCGCAGCCAGCGCCGCAGGCAGCGCGATGGTCCGACGATCGCCCGCGCTACGACGATCGCCAGCGCCATCATGGCGGCCATTATCCGCACAAGAAGCGCAAATCTTTCCTCGAAGAGCTGTTCGACTAA
- the astD gene encoding succinylglutamate-semialdehyde dehydrogenase: MPATEIISTEPATGAVLWRQKVGDVDVEVAHARRSWAEWAARPLAYRIEALRRFANVVRQKADAFTDLLARETGKPLWEARTEVETVIGKVDISISAYSERTGQRRIEAPMNTRLALRHKPHGVLAVLGPYNFPAHLPNGHIVPALLAGNAVVFKPSEKTPASGAFLVDCFHQAGIPEGCIRLLVGGPDEGKALAAHPDIDGLLFTGSANTGIALNRQFATRPEKILALEMGGNNPIVVWDTPDLYSAAVLVIQSAFTTAGQRCTAARRLIVDQNLYDPLMEEVNKLIGRLIIGEPHADPAPFMGPVIDNDSADMLTESFLALSTMGGRPLRHMERPIEGRPFITPGLIDMTQANDKPDVELFGPVLQIYRKATFEEAIAEANDTRYGLSASLVSQNPRLYDQFWANIRAGIVNWNRPTNGASSSAPFGGVGWSGNHRPSAYYAADYCAYPVVSSESEQARASIGLGLRDA; the protein is encoded by the coding sequence ATGCCGGCAACGGAAATCATCTCGACCGAGCCGGCGACGGGTGCCGTGCTCTGGCGCCAGAAGGTCGGCGACGTCGACGTCGAAGTCGCGCACGCCCGCCGCAGCTGGGCCGAATGGGCGGCACGCCCGCTCGCCTATCGAATCGAGGCGCTGCGCCGCTTCGCCAATGTCGTCCGGCAAAAGGCCGACGCCTTCACCGACTTGCTCGCCCGCGAGACCGGGAAGCCGCTCTGGGAAGCGCGCACCGAAGTCGAGACGGTGATCGGCAAGGTCGATATCTCAATCAGCGCCTATTCGGAGCGCACCGGCCAGCGCCGCATCGAAGCCCCGATGAACACCCGGCTGGCGCTCCGCCACAAGCCGCACGGCGTGCTTGCGGTGCTTGGGCCGTATAACTTTCCGGCGCACCTTCCTAATGGGCACATCGTCCCCGCCCTGCTTGCGGGCAATGCGGTGGTGTTCAAGCCGTCGGAGAAGACCCCGGCTTCGGGCGCATTCCTCGTCGATTGCTTCCACCAGGCCGGTATTCCCGAAGGCTGTATCCGCCTGCTGGTCGGCGGTCCGGACGAAGGCAAGGCGCTCGCCGCGCATCCCGATATCGACGGACTGTTGTTCACCGGCTCGGCGAATACCGGCATCGCGCTCAACCGCCAGTTCGCCACGCGGCCCGAGAAGATCCTCGCGCTCGAAATGGGCGGCAACAATCCGATCGTGGTGTGGGACACGCCCGATCTCTATTCGGCCGCCGTGCTCGTCATCCAGTCGGCCTTCACCACCGCCGGCCAGCGCTGCACCGCCGCGCGCCGGCTGATCGTCGACCAGAATCTCTACGATCCGCTGATGGAAGAAGTGAACAAGCTGATCGGCCGCCTCATCATCGGCGAGCCACATGCCGATCCCGCGCCTTTCATGGGTCCGGTGATCGACAATGACAGCGCCGACATGCTGACCGAGAGCTTCCTTGCGCTATCGACGATGGGCGGCCGCCCGCTCCGCCACATGGAGCGCCCGATCGAGGGCCGTCCGTTCATCACCCCCGGGCTGATCGACATGACCCAGGCCAACGACAAGCCCGATGTCGAGCTGTTCGGCCCGGTCCTCCAAATCTACCGCAAGGCCACCTTCGAGGAAGCGATCGCCGAGGCCAACGACACGCGCTACGGTCTGTCGGCCAGCCTCGTCAGCCAGAATCCTCGGCTCTACGACCAGTTCTGGGCAAACATCCGCGCCGGCATCGTCAACTGGAACCGCCCGACCAACGGCGCCTCCTCGTCCGCGCCGTTCGGTGGTGTCGGCTGGTCGGGCAACCACCGCCCTAGCGCCTACTACGCCGCGGATTACTGCGCCTACCCGGTGGTCTCATCCGAATCCGAGCAGGCGCGCGCCTCGATCGGCCTGGGGCTGCGCGACGCCTGA
- a CDS encoding nitrite/sulfite reductase, which produces MYKYDEYDHSIVASRVEEFRDQVNRRLAGQITEDQFKPLRLMNGLYLQLHAYMLRVAVPYGTLDSRQMHMLAHIARKYDRGYGHFTTRQNLQYNWIKLEDAPDILAELATVEMHAIQTSGNCIRNISSDQFAGAAADELADPRPWAELLRQWSTFHPEFSYLPRKFKIAVIAADEDRAAMRLHDIGLQIVERDGALGVSVYVGGGMGRTPMIAPLIKDFVPFEDFVSYMEACLRVYNRYGRRDNIYKARIKILVHEIGAEKYAAEVEEEFAQVKALGIDPPQAEFDRIAAFFAPPAWETGLSDDLDRSDPDFAVWLDQNVAAHKAPGYAIVTISLKPIGGIPGDASADQIDLMANLAAAYSFDELRVTHAQNIVLPHVRKADLHTIWQQLRDAGLAEANLDLISDIIACPGLDYCSLANARSIPLAQKIATRFADPVRQRDLGELKLKISGCINACGHHHAGHIGILGVDRKGTENYQLLLGGSGAEDVSLAKITGPGFSEDGIVDAIEKATDVFVANREQGERFLDTYRRIGMEPFKEAIYG; this is translated from the coding sequence ATGTACAAATACGACGAATATGACCACTCGATCGTCGCATCCCGCGTCGAGGAGTTCCGCGACCAGGTGAACCGCCGTCTCGCCGGCCAGATCACCGAGGACCAGTTCAAGCCGCTGCGTCTGATGAACGGGCTCTATCTCCAGCTCCACGCCTATATGCTGCGCGTCGCGGTGCCCTATGGCACGCTCGACAGCCGCCAGATGCACATGCTGGCCCACATCGCCCGCAAATATGACCGCGGCTATGGCCATTTCACTACGCGCCAGAACCTCCAGTATAACTGGATCAAGCTCGAGGACGCGCCCGATATCCTCGCCGAGCTCGCCACGGTCGAGATGCACGCGATCCAGACCAGCGGGAACTGCATCCGCAACATCTCGTCGGACCAGTTCGCCGGCGCCGCTGCGGACGAACTTGCCGATCCGCGCCCCTGGGCCGAATTGCTTCGCCAGTGGAGCACCTTCCACCCCGAATTCAGCTACTTGCCGCGCAAGTTCAAGATCGCGGTGATCGCCGCTGACGAAGACCGCGCGGCGATGCGGCTTCACGATATCGGCCTGCAGATCGTCGAGCGCGACGGCGCGCTCGGGGTGTCGGTCTATGTCGGCGGCGGCATGGGCCGCACGCCGATGATCGCCCCGCTGATCAAGGACTTCGTGCCGTTCGAGGACTTTGTCAGCTACATGGAAGCGTGCCTGCGCGTGTACAATCGCTACGGCCGTCGCGACAATATCTACAAGGCGCGGATCAAGATCCTCGTCCACGAGATCGGCGCGGAGAAATACGCCGCCGAGGTCGAGGAGGAGTTCGCCCAGGTCAAGGCGCTCGGCATCGATCCGCCCCAGGCCGAGTTCGACCGCATCGCCGCCTTCTTCGCGCCGCCCGCGTGGGAGACCGGGCTTAGCGACGACCTCGATCGCAGCGACCCCGATTTCGCCGTGTGGCTCGACCAGAACGTGGCCGCGCACAAGGCGCCCGGCTATGCGATCGTCACGATCAGTCTCAAGCCAATCGGCGGCATCCCCGGCGACGCCTCGGCCGATCAGATCGACCTGATGGCCAATCTCGCCGCCGCGTACAGCTTCGATGAGTTGCGCGTCACCCACGCCCAGAACATCGTCCTGCCGCACGTCCGGAAGGCCGATCTACACACGATCTGGCAGCAGCTCCGCGACGCCGGGCTGGCCGAGGCCAATCTCGACCTGATCAGCGACATCATCGCCTGCCCTGGACTCGATTATTGCAGCCTCGCCAACGCCCGATCGATCCCGCTCGCCCAGAAGATCGCGACACGCTTCGCCGATCCCGTCCGCCAGCGCGATCTCGGCGAGTTGAAGCTCAAGATCAGCGGCTGCATCAACGCGTGCGGCCACCACCATGCCGGCCATATCGGCATCCTCGGCGTCGACCGTAAGGGCACCGAGAACTACCAGCTGCTGCTCGGCGGATCGGGGGCGGAGGACGTGAGCCTCGCCAAGATCACCGGCCCCGGCTTCTCCGAGGACGGCATCGTCGACGCGATCGAAAAGGCCACCGACGTCTTCGTCGCAAACCGCGAACAGGGCGAGCGCTTCCTCGACACCTATCGCCGCATCGGCATGGAGCCGTTCAAGGAGGCGATCTATGGCTAA
- a CDS encoding glycosyltransferase yields MSVHILHLHSTFNYGGKEARAVRLMNAFGDRARHTIVSAMPDQLGARDAIATGIKYEIAQNPPPLSGRPSARRYEEIARFMRRFDLVLTYNWGAIDGVMAARVFGKGLPPIVHHEDGFNADEAERLNPVRNMYRRIALPAANALVVPSHVLEKVALKHWRQPAERVHRIANGVPTALYAGKPDANLIPQLKNRREGEVFVGCVAGLRPVKDLPLLVRACAGVNARFKLVILGEGPERQNILDAAEAMAIEDQVILPGFLPDPYRYMGLFDIYAMSSKSEQAPISVLEAMAAGLPVVSTRVGDIPVMVSPENDQFLAPRHHEVDLRDRIDTLARNPDSMRYIGQQNRQRAGALFDEAQMIAAYARLYGEAMGRPGVLG; encoded by the coding sequence ATGTCCGTCCACATCCTCCACCTCCACTCGACCTTCAACTATGGCGGCAAGGAAGCGCGTGCCGTCCGGCTGATGAATGCGTTCGGGGATCGTGCGCGGCACACGATCGTCTCGGCGATGCCCGACCAGCTGGGCGCGCGCGATGCGATCGCCACGGGGATCAAGTACGAGATCGCCCAGAACCCGCCGCCGCTCTCCGGCCGGCCCTCGGCCAGGCGCTACGAGGAGATTGCGCGGTTCATGCGGCGCTTCGATCTCGTCCTCACCTATAATTGGGGCGCGATCGACGGGGTGATGGCGGCGCGGGTGTTCGGCAAGGGGCTGCCGCCGATCGTCCATCATGAGGACGGCTTCAACGCCGACGAGGCCGAGCGGCTCAACCCGGTACGCAACATGTATCGGCGGATCGCGTTGCCCGCGGCGAATGCGCTGGTGGTCCCCAGCCATGTGCTGGAGAAGGTAGCGCTCAAGCACTGGCGCCAGCCGGCGGAGCGGGTCCACCGGATCGCCAATGGCGTGCCGACGGCGCTCTATGCCGGCAAGCCCGACGCGAACCTGATCCCGCAGCTCAAGAACCGGCGCGAGGGCGAGGTGTTCGTCGGCTGCGTCGCGGGGCTGCGGCCGGTCAAGGACCTGCCGCTGCTCGTGCGTGCCTGCGCGGGCGTGAATGCGCGCTTCAAGCTGGTGATCTTGGGCGAGGGGCCCGAGCGGCAGAACATCCTGGATGCGGCCGAGGCGATGGCGATCGAGGACCAGGTCATCCTGCCCGGATTTCTGCCCGATCCGTATCGCTATATGGGGCTGTTCGACATCTATGCGATGTCGTCGAAGAGCGAGCAGGCGCCGATCTCGGTGCTGGAAGCGATGGCGGCGGGGCTGCCGGTGGTGTCGACCCGCGTAGGTGACATCCCGGTGATGGTTTCGCCCGAGAACGACCAGTTCCTCGCGCCCCGGCACCACGAAGTCGACTTGCGCGACCGCATCGACACGCTGGCGCGCAACCCGGATTCGATGCGTTATATCGGGCAACAGAACCGTCAGCGCGCTGGTGCGTTGTTCGACGAGGCACAGATGATCGCGGCCTATGCGCGGCTCTATGGCGAGGCGATGGGCCGTCCAGGTGTGTTAGGGTAA
- the cobA gene encoding uroporphyrinogen-III C-methyltransferase, translating into MASLLDPSARGRVILVGAGPGDPGLLTVRAVEALKVADVLVHDGLVDARVLDLAPQAHRISVAKQRNRHTLPQDAINALIIAHVKTGAIVVRLKGGDPFIFGRGGEEVEAVRAAGLPVEVIPGISAALGAAAEAMLPLTHRDWSSAVSFVAGQCKGLSEQDWSGLAGKGRTLVIYMGVATCPDIADKLMNDGVAPDMPVAVLERGTLEGSRALRTLLADLGPMVAREKVQSPAIIVVGDVVMLADAQDKLAVWAKAAEALA; encoded by the coding sequence ATGGCATCCCTGCTCGATCCCTCCGCCCGCGGGCGCGTCATCCTCGTCGGCGCCGGCCCTGGCGATCCCGGCCTGCTCACCGTGCGTGCGGTGGAGGCGCTCAAGGTCGCCGATGTCCTCGTCCATGACGGGCTCGTCGATGCGCGCGTGCTCGATCTCGCACCCCAGGCGCATCGCATCTCGGTTGCCAAGCAGCGCAACCGCCACACGCTCCCGCAGGACGCGATCAACGCGCTCATCATCGCGCATGTGAAGACCGGCGCGATCGTCGTGCGGTTGAAGGGCGGCGACCCGTTCATCTTCGGCCGCGGCGGCGAGGAAGTCGAAGCCGTGCGCGCAGCCGGCCTGCCCGTCGAAGTCATCCCCGGCATCTCCGCCGCGCTGGGCGCCGCCGCCGAGGCGATGCTACCGCTAACCCATCGCGACTGGTCGAGCGCCGTCAGCTTTGTCGCCGGCCAGTGCAAGGGGCTGAGCGAACAGGATTGGTCGGGCCTCGCCGGCAAGGGTCGTACCCTCGTCATCTATATGGGCGTCGCGACGTGCCCCGACATCGCCGACAAGCTGATGAATGATGGCGTCGCCCCCGACATGCCCGTCGCGGTGCTCGAACGCGGTACGCTCGAAGGCAGCCGCGCGCTGCGCACTCTGCTCGCCGATCTCGGCCCGATGGTCGCGCGCGAGAAGGTCCAAAGCCCGGCGATCATCGTCGTCGGCGACGTGGTGATGCTGGCGGATGCGCAGGACAAGCTCGCCGTCTGGGCCAAGGCTGCGGAGGCGCTCGCATGA